In Microbacterium sp. ABRD28, the genomic stretch TGTGCTCGGGGATCGTCGCGATGTTGCCGGTGAGGGTGATGGTGTCTGTCATGATGCTCCTTCGTCGTGTGGATGTTCGGCTGTGCCGGTGCCCGGGTGCCCGGCGGACACCGGCACGACTTCATGGTGACGACGATGAAGACGGCCGCGGCGAGCCCCCCTTCGATCGGTGGAGAAACGCCGCTCAGACGGCGTTGTGCAGGAGAGGAGTGCGATGTCGGAGGCCGTAGTTATCTTCGATCCAGGAGGTAGCCATGACCACTCTCACCGACCGCGCGAGGTCCCTCGCAGAACCGACGTCGCATCCCGGCTTGCGGCTCGTCGATGCCGGCGGGCGGATGTGGCGGGTCGTCGACCGTGGCGGACGCATCGTCGGTCACATTCAGACCTTCCGCGATGCGGACGTGCCACCGTTCCACGCCCTCCGCTACTCGACGCGGATCCGGCGCTTCTTCGAACTGGGGCGGTTCTGGACCTTGGACGACGCGGTGTCGTGCCTCCACTACTCCCGGTGACGGCCTCAGACCATCGCTTCTTCGCGCAGCAGCGTCGGGGGCGCGGCCCGGGAGACGGTCGACCACGATTCGACCAGGATGTCCGCCGCCCGGATCAGCGTTTCCGGAGCTGCGGTGAAAGGCACCCGGAGGTATCGGTCGTGTCCGCCGTCGACCGAGAACCGGGGTCCCGACGTGAGCAGCAGGCCACGATGGCGAGCGTCCATGACGAGCGCCGCACTGAGGGGTGCATCCATTTCGATCCACAGGGAGACCCCGCCCTGTGGTTGGGGAACAGTGAAGCGCGGCAACCGCTCGCGGAGTGCGGCGATGATCACGTCCCTCCCCTCCCGCAACATATGCCGGCGCTGAGTGACCACATCGCCGAAACGGTCCAGGACAGCCGCCGCGACGACCTGCTCCAGCTCGGGCGTTCCGAGATCCTGCGCACTGCGCAGCGCGACGAGACGGCGGATCAACTCCGGTGCCGCACGAATCCATCCGACGCGGAGCCCGCCCCAAACCGTCTTGCCGAGTGAACCGATGCGAATCACCAGACTCGGATCGATCCGGTCGAAGCCGCGGGCGAGAGGCCCTCGGTCGATGTCCAGATCGGCCGTGGTCTCGTCGAGGATCAGCGTGGTCCCCGCGCGCTCGGCCCCGCGTGCGAGGGCGTCGCGCTCTGCCGCACTCATCGACCGACCCGTCGGATTGTGGAAGTCGGGCATCAGATACGCCGCCACCGGGAGCGTCCGTTGTGAGACCTGCGCCGCTCGTTCGATGTCCCATCCCTCCCGGACGGTGACCGGAACCGCGGTCAGTCGCCCACCCGCCTGCCGCAGCGCCTCCGCCGCGTGCGGATAGGTGGGGGTCTCGACGAGCACGCGGTCGCCGCGCGTGATCAGAGCGCGGGCGAGGAGATGAATCGCACTCTGCGCACCGGTGGTGATGAGGATCTGATCCGGGGAGGTCGCAAGGCCCCGCGCGGCATACTGCTCGGCTACCCGCAGTCGGAGCTCGTGCCGTCCGACGATGTCGTAGCCGGTGCGGGCGACGATCGTGGGCGCGTCGGCCACCGTTTCGGCGATGAGGCCGGCCAGACCCGGCCACGCGGCCGGGCTCGCCTGCTGGAGATCGATGTCATCGCGGTGGACATCGGAGGTGATGCCGGGGTCCCTCCTGAGAAGAGGGAGGGTGATGCTGCCCGATCCGCGCACGCTGTGGATGTGACCGGTGTCGCGCAGGCTCCGGTAGGCGGCGGCGACCGTGCTGCGGCTCAGGCCCAGAACCCCGGCCAGTTCCCGCTCGGCGGGCAGAGATGTGCGCGGCGCCAGTCGGTTGTCCAAGCACAGGAGTCGGATGCCGTCGGCCAACGCCTCGTAGGTGGGTTCTCGTGTGCGCCATCCCCCGAGAGCGTGGGAAAGGGAGCGCGCCGAGATGCGGGAATCCATCCATCCACTTTAGTTCGATTGGCATGTTTGCTGCAGTCCAATGAGATGCTGAGATGACAGGGTGATCAATCGCGTGTTCCGACTCCTCACCGGCCTCGTCCTGTACGGCGCCGGATGCGCACTCACGATCGAGGCGGGTCTGGGTGTCGACCCGTGGACCGTGTTCGCCGAGGGACTCTCCCGCCAGTCCGGGCTCGGGATCGGGTGGGTGACCAATCTCGTCGGACTCGGCGTTCTTCTCCTGTGGATCCCGCTGCGCCAACGGCCGGGAGTCGGGACCGTCGCCAACATCCTGCTCGTCGGCACGAGCATGCAGGTCGTGCTCGGTCTCATCCCGGCCGCGCCGAACCACATCGTGGCGCAGGCCGCCCTGCTCGTCGGCGGCATCCTCATCGTGGCGGTCGGGTGCGGCTTGTACATCGGCGCCCGCTTCGGGCCGGGCCCGCGCGACGGTCTCATGACCGGCATGCACGCACGATTCGGCTGGCCCGTCTGGGCGTGTCGGGGCGGCGTCGAACTCAGCGTGCTGCTGATCGGCTGGCTGCTCGGGGGGACGGTGGGCGTCGGCACCGTGGTGTTCGCCGTGGCGATCGGACCGCTGGTCCACATCACGCTGCCGATGTTCGACACCGCCCGCGAAAGCGGTTCCGCGGAGTCCCCCACCGGCGGCGCTGGTAGCGACACGACGCTGACCGCTGTCGACGCCACACGCGACGCGTGAACACGAGTCGACGAGCGCGAGGTCAGTCCGCGGTCGTCGGGACTCGGTTCGTCGGGACTCAGTGCTCCTCGAAGGTCGGCCAGGCGCTCCCCGGCCGCATCCGGGCGTGCAGGGCGTTCTTGGCGACATCCATGGTCGGGTAGGTGCCGGCCGTCTCTTCGGCCCCCGCCATCGTCACGGTGTAGCCATCGCCGGACTTGCGGATGCTTCCCACCACCCCGCCTGTCCCGTAGGCCACCCAGAGGGTCGAGTGCGTGTCGGTTGTGCTCATCGTCGAACTCCTTCCGATGCTCCGACGCTACGCCTCCGCCCGGCCCGCCGCCAGAGGTCGGGAGCGATTCCGGCCCTCCCTTGTTGGCCGCTACCCTTGTCTGGCGACCCCCAGTAGCTCAGTGGATAGAGCAGCGGCCTTCTAATCCGCCGGTCGCACGTTCGAATCGTGCCTGGGGGACCGACTGTCCGCGAATCGGAGCGGCGTGTGCGCCCGTCATTAGGATGGGCCCATGGTGGGTGCTTCGGAGAATGACCGGCTCGTGTGGATCGACTGCGAGATGACCGGCCTCGACCTCGCGGTCGACGAGCTCGTCGAGATCGCGATCGTGGTCACGGACTTCGAGCTGCGACCGTTGGATCCGGGATTCCAGGTCGTCATCAAGCCGGACGCCTCGGCGATGGAGAACATGAGCGATTTCGTGCGCACCATGCACGAGACCTCGGGCCTTCTGCAGGAGATCCCCGGCGGTGTCACGGTTGCCGACGCGGAGTTCCAGGCGTTGGAGTACATTCAGCGCTTCGCCCCGCAGGAGGGCAAAGCCCCGCTGGCCGGCAACACCATCGGAACGGACAGGATGTTCCTGGCGAAGTACATGCCGCGTGTCGATCGATGGCTGCACTATCGCAACGTCGACGTCTCCAGCATCAAGGAGCTCTCGCGTCGCTGGTATCCCCGTGCCTACATCCACGCACCGGCGAAGAACGGCGGCCATCGCGCGCTCGCTGACATCCGCGAGTCCATCACCGAGTTGGCCTACTACCGGCAGGCGGTCTTCGTGCCCGAACCTGGACCGACCAGCGACGGAGCCCGTGCGGCGGCCGCATCCGTGGTGTCGGCGTTCTCCCCCGGTGTATGAGAGAATCGTTGGGTTGTCCCGCCGATGCGGGACCGCGGTGGCTGTAGCTCAGTCGGTAGAGCACCTGGTTGTGGTCCAGGGGGCCGCGGGTTCAAGTCCCGTCAGCCACCCCAATCTCGCAGGCCTTCTGGGCCCGTATCGTGGAGTCATGCTCGAGATGGATGCGGATGCTTTCGAGCGTCTCGTGATCGAAGAGCTCGATCTCCTCCCCGACGACATGGTCGACGGTCTCGACAACGTCGTCTTCGTGGTCGAGGACCGGCCTGAGGATCCCGCACAGGAGTTGCTCGGCCTGTACGAGGGTTGGGCGTTGACCGAGCGTGATCGGTACGGCATGGGAGAACTGCCCGACCGCATCGTGCTGTACCGCGAACCCCACCTCGCCGCATGCGCTGACGAGCAGGCTCTGCGACATGAGGTGCACACCACCCTCGTCCATGAGATCGCCCATTTCTACGGCATCGACGACGACAAGCTGCACGAGCTCGGGTGGGCGTGATGGCGTCGACGACGCAGACTCAGGAGCGCCTCGACCAGCTGATCGAGGAGAGGACGACTGGTGGGTGGCAGACGGTGGTCTGGAATGATCCTGTCAACCTGATGAGCTATGTCACCCATGTCTTTCGCGAGTACTTCGGATTTCCCGCGGCCAAGGCCGAGCGGCTCATGCTCGCCGTCCACCACGTGGGTCATGCCGTCGTGGCCGAGGGGGCGCGGGAGCAGATGGAATTGCACACCCAGGCGATGCACGACTACGGCCTGTGGGCGACCGTGAGAAGGGCTCCCGCCGCGTGAACACCGTCCCTCTCGTTCTGCAGATCACGCGCCTGGAGGCGACCCATCTCGGTGATCTGGTCGACCAGTTCGCCGAGCTCGTCAGCGACCCCTCGGAGGGCGACCCCGCCGTGCTCCGGCTCGTCCCCGATGCGTACACCGACGACCCCGAGGCGGCTCGAGAGTTCCGCGACGTCACCGAACGAGACCTCCTTCACCGTCGGCACAGGGATGCACAGCTCGTGAAAATCAGTCTGTCTCCGGCGGCGACACTCGCATCCGTCACCACGGCGGGGGCCGAGGGCTGGGAAGAGGTCGATCTCGTTCTGGACCCCGACACCGTGCAGGCATGGATGCGAACCCTCGCTGCCGTGAGACTCGTCATCGCGTCCCGGCTCGGCATCACCGACGAAGATCAGCACGATGACGGCGATCCGCGGTTCGGCGTGTACGACTGGTTGGGCTATCGCCTGGAAGGCCTGATCCGGGCCATCGAGAACGCGGAGACCGCCGAGCGCTGAAAGCTCAGGGGATCGCGAAGACGTGGGTGGCCAGCTGAGCCGGCCCGTCCTCAACCAGGTGCCGCTCCTCTTGTCGGGCCCACCTGTCCCAATGGGGCCGGTACGTGTCACCGTCGCGCGAGAGGGCGCGGTCTCTGCGAGCTCGCGCGGGGGATTCGAGCCAGATGCGGATGTCGGCGAGCGGCGCGGTGCCCGCAGTCAACAGCCCCGATCCCTCGACGATGAGCGGCAGCGACGGGTCGACGGCATGGGCCTCGGCGTACTCCCCCCGCTCCCAGTCCCAGCGTTGCCAGACACCGATGAGACCTCGCGCGTGCGGCCGGAGTATCGCCTCCTGCGCCGTCCGCACCCCCTCCGCCAGTCCGTCCCAGCCGGGGTAGAGCGCGTCGAGCGCAACGGATTGGACCCGCCCGCGAAGAGGCCACGCGGCGATGAGCTCTCGCGCGAGGGAGGTCTTCCCCGCGCCGCTGCGGCCGTCGATCAGGATCACCGGGTTCGCTGCGGCGACGGAGAGGACGGCGTCGCGCGTGTGCTCGACCGCCGCCGTCAGTGCCCGCCCGACCGGGTCGGACTCACTTCTTGAGCGCGCGGATGACACGGCTGAGCGCGCGACCGGCCACCCAGACGAAGGGGATCCCGACCGCCAGGAGCGAAACGACGTTCGGCTCGAATCGCAGGTCGTCACCGCGACGGATGTAGGCACCGAGCGGAATCGCGTAGCCGCCGCCACCACCTCCGCCGTTTCCGGCTTCGTCGGATCCACCCCCGAAGGCGGTCCAGGTCAGGGCGACCGGGACCAGGCGGACACCGTCGACGTCCTGCTGCTCGCCGTAGACGGATGTGACGCCGAAGTCCGCGGACTGCTTGCCGAGGTCGAGTGCGATGTTGGGCATGCCCCCACGCTACTCGGCGCCACCTTCATTGCCCAGTCTTGCGCCGATCCTTGACGTGACCGTCAAGAAGCGTCGCACGGGTGATGCTTCCACGTCCGAACTTCGCGGCAGCGCCGTCGAGGACCCCCTCGACCCGCCGCCAGTCGTCGTCATCGTCCCACAGCGTCGGCACAGCGGTCGCGGAGGGTCGAAGCTTCTCGGCCCGGACGCCGACCAGCCGAATCGGGCCGCGTCGATCGAGAGCGTCGAAAAGGTCGATGGCAGCTGCCCCGATGCGCTGCCCGACCGCCGTCGTCTCCGGCAGGGCCTGCGCACGCGTCACGGTGCTGAAGTCGGCGAAGCGCACCTTGATCGACACCGTCCCGGCTTCCCAGCCGGATTCCCTCAGACGCGCACCGACGCGATCGGCAAGGCGGCGCAGCTCGACCCGCAGGACACCAGGGTCGTCGATGTCGTCGGCGAAGGTCTCTTCATGTCCGACGCTCTTCTCGACCCGTGTCGTCTCGACCTCACGTGGGTCGACACCCTGGGCCAGCTGGCGGACACGAGCACCGAGGGCAGCGCCGAGCACGCGATCGATCATCGCCGGAGGAGAGTCGATGATGTCGGCGACCGTGCGGATGCCCCGCGCCGCCAGCGCGTCGGTCGCCTTGGGTCCGACGCCCCACAGCTCACTCACGCTGCGACCGGCGAGAAAGCGGGTCGTCGCTGCTTCGGGAACGATGAGGAGACCGTCCGGTTTGCTCAGCGTGGACGCCATCTTCGCCACGTGCTTGGTCGCTGCGGCGCCCACGGAGCAGGGAAGTCCGACCTCGTCGCGCACCCGCGCACGCAGGAGTCGGGCGACATCGCCCGGACTCCCCCACAGTCGCCGCACCCCGCGCACATCCAAGAAGGCTTCGTCGATGGACAGGGGCTCGACCAGAGGCGTGATCTCGTGGAAGAGCGCCATGACCTCGGCCGAAAGCTCGAGGTAACGCGGGAACCGCGGGGGGATCACCAACGCGGCAGGGCAGAGTCGGAGCGCCTGCGAGACCGGCATCGCCGAGCGCACGCCGAAGCGCCGCGCCTCGTAGGAAGCGCTGGAAACGACGGAGCGGCTCTCAGGGGCACCGATGATCAGCGGCTTGCCACGCAGGGTCGGGTCATCCAGCACCTCGACGGAGGCGTAGAACGCATCCATGTCGACGTGGAGGATGCCGGCCCCCGTGTCATCTGCACCCTCCGGTGAGACGAGCCGGCCGCTGCCGTCACCGCGACCCATGCGTCCATTGTCGGCGAAGCCGCCGACATCCGGTCACTGAGACGCGCGCTCGAGGATCAGCTCACGCACGCGCGCGGCATCCGCCTGTCCTCGCATCGCCTTCATGACCGCACCGATCACCGCTCCGGCGGCCTGGACCTTGCCGTCGCGGATCTTGTCCAGTACGTCCGGCTGCGCTGCCAGCGCCTCGTCGATCGCGGCGATCAACGCGGTGTCGTCCGAGACGACCGCGAGGCCCCGCGAGGTCACGACGTGCGCCGGGTCTCCCTCTCCGGCGATCACACCCTCGAGCACCTGGCGCGCCAGCTTGTCGGTGAGCGTCCCCTCGTCGACCAGCCGCTGGAGCTCGGCGACCTGCGCGGGGGTGACGAGCGCTCCCGGCTCTCGGCCATCGGCATTGGCGACACGGCTGATCTCGCTCATCCACCACTTGCGGGCGGCGGCAGGCGTCGCGCCGGCTGCGACAGTGGCCTCGACTTCGCTCAAGAGGCCGGCATTGACCACCCCCCGGAACTCGATGTCCGCGAAACCCCAGTCCGACCTCAGACGCCGGCGGCGCACGACGGGCTGCTCCGGCAGGGCCGCGCGCAGCTCCTCGATGAGCGACTCCGCGGGGGCGACGGGAAGCAGGTCCGGCTCGGGGAAGTACCGGTAGTCGTCCGCGTCGGACTTCGGCCGACCCGGCGAGGTCGTGCCGGTGTCCTCGTGCCAGTGGCGTGTCTCCTGTGTGATCGTCCCGCCTGCGGCGAGGATCGCCGCCTGACGCTGGATCTCGTAGCGGACGGCCCGCTCGACCGACCGCATCGAGTTGACGTTCTTCGTCTCGGTGCGCGTTCCGAGCTTCTCCTGACCACGGGGACGCAGCGAGACATTGGCGTCGCAGCGGAGGTTCCCCCGCTCCATCCGCGCGTCCGAGATGCCCAACGCGAGCACGATGTCGCGGATGGTCTGGACATAGGCCTTGGCGATGTCGGGCGCTCGGTGCTCCGCTCCGAAGATCGGCTTCGTGACGATCTCCACCAGGGGCACGCCGGCACGGTTGTAGTCGACGAGGGAGTACTCCGCCCCCTGGATGCGGCCGGTCGATCCGCCGACGTGCGTGAGCTTGCCGGCATCCTCCTCCATGTGGGCGCGCTCGATCGGAACGGTCACGACCGTCCCGTCCTCCAGCTCGACCTCGACAGAACCCTCGAACGCGATCGGCTCGTCATACTGAGAGATCTGATAGTTCTTGCCGAGGTCGGGGTAGAAGTAGTTCTTCCGCGCGAATCTGCTCGATGGTGCGATCTGGCATCCGAGGGCGAGCCCGAGGCTGATCGAGGCGCGTACGGCCTCCTCGTTGACGACGGGCAGAGCGCCGGGAAGCCCCATGTCGACCGGGGCGACCAGCGTGTTCGGCGCCGCATCGTGGTTGGTGCTGTTCGCGGGGTTGGGTGCGCCTGAGAACATCTTCGTGCGGGTGTTCAGTTCGACGTGCACCTCGAACCCGAGCACAGGCTCGAAACGCTCTAGGGCTTCGTCGAAGTCCATCAGCTTGTCGCGACCCATCAGGCGACCCCTCCCCGCAGCGGCATGCGGTCCAGCAGGGGACCACCCCATTCATCGACCAGTAGCGCCTCGACCGCAGCCCCGACCCGATACAGCCTCGCGTCCTCACGGGCGGGAGCCAGGAACTGGATCCCCACCGGCAGCCCGTCCTCGGGTGCAAGACCCGCAGGGATCGAGATCCCGGGGACACCCGCAAGGTTCGCCGGGATGGTGGTGACGTCGTTGAGGTACATCTGCAGCGGATCGTCGAGCTTCTCGCCGAGCCGGAACGCCGTCGTGGGAGCCGAGGGAGTGGCCAGCACGTCGACCTGCGCGAAGGCGGCGTCGAAGTCCGACTGGATGAGGGTGCGGACCTTCTGCGCGCTGCCGTAGTACGCGTCGTAATAGCCCGCGGACAGCGCATACGTGCCGAGGATGACGCGTCGCTTCACCTCGTCACCGAACCCGGCCTCGCGCGTGGCCGCCATGACCTCTTCGACGGTCGCCCCGGCATGGGGGATCACACGCATGCCGAACCGGACCGAGTCGAACTTGGCCAGGTTGCTCGATGCCTCCGCAGGAAGGATGAGGTAGTAGGCCGCGACCCCGTACTCGAAGTGCGGGGCACTGACCTCGACGATCTCGGCACCCTGCGCCGCCATGGCGTCGAGGGTCTCTCGGAAGCGCGAAGAGACGCCCGGCTGGAATCCGCTGTCGGGAAGCTCGGAGATGACGCCGACCCGGAGTCCGCGCAGGACCTCCCCCGATGCGCCGTCGCGTGCCGCGGCGGCGAAAGACGGCCAGGTCTGCTCGAGCGACGTGGCATCGTGCGGGTCGTGGCCGCCGATGACGTCGTGAAGCAGTCCGGCGTCGAGAACCGTCCGCGTCACCGGGCCGACCTGGTCGAGGCTCGATGCGAGCGCGATGGCGCCGTACCGCGATACCCCGCCGTAGGTGGGCTTCATGCCCACGGTCCCCGTGACGTGCGCGGGCTGGCGAATGGAGCCGCCGGTATCGGATCCGAGCGCCAGAGGCGCCTCGAACGCGGCGACCGCGGCGGCCGAGCCACCACCGGAACCACCGGGAATCCGGTCGAGATCCCAAGGGTTGCGCGTGGGTCCGTACGCGGAGTGCTCCGTGGAGGAGCCCATCGCGAACTCGTCCATGTTCGTCTTGCCGAGCGGCACCATCCCGGCGGCACGGGCACGGGCGACCACGGTGGCGTCGTAGGGCGACATGTACCCCTCGAGGATCCGTGACCCGCTGGTCGAGGGCATGTCGGTTGTGACCAGGACGTCCTTGATCGCCAGGGGCACACCCGCCAGCGGACCGAGCTCCTCGCCTGCGGCTCGTCGTCGATCGATGTCCTCGGCCACCTCGAGGGCACGGTCGTTGACGTGGAGGAAGGCGTGGACATCCCCGTCGACCTCGCGGATGCGGTCGAGGTGCGCACCGGTCGCCTCGACACTGGACATCTCGCCGCTCCTCAACCGCGACGCGAGGTCGGCGGCGGTGAGACGGATGATCTCGCCGGCCGCGCTCACTGCTCCTCCCCCAGGATGGCGGTGACCCGGAAGCGATTGTCGGCGGCTTCGGGGGCGTTCTGCAGCACCTGCTCGACGGTCAGGACATCGGCGGGGACATCCTCACGGAA encodes the following:
- a CDS encoding DNA mismatch repair protein; amino-acid sequence: MTTLTDRARSLAEPTSHPGLRLVDAGGRMWRVVDRGGRIVGHIQTFRDADVPPFHALRYSTRIRRFFELGRFWTLDDAVSCLHYSR
- a CDS encoding PLP-dependent aminotransferase family protein translates to MDSRISARSLSHALGGWRTREPTYEALADGIRLLCLDNRLAPRTSLPAERELAGVLGLSRSTVAAAYRSLRDTGHIHSVRGSGSITLPLLRRDPGITSDVHRDDIDLQQASPAAWPGLAGLIAETVADAPTIVARTGYDIVGRHELRLRVAEQYAARGLATSPDQILITTGAQSAIHLLARALITRGDRVLVETPTYPHAAEALRQAGGRLTAVPVTVREGWDIERAAQVSQRTLPVAAYLMPDFHNPTGRSMSAAERDALARGAERAGTTLILDETTADLDIDRGPLARGFDRIDPSLVIRIGSLGKTVWGGLRVGWIRAAPELIRRLVALRSAQDLGTPELEQVVAAAVLDRFGDVVTQRRHMLREGRDVIIAALRERLPRFTVPQPQGGVSLWIEMDAPLSAALVMDARHRGLLLTSGPRFSVDGGHDRYLRVPFTAAPETLIRAADILVESWSTVSRAAPPTLLREEAMV
- a CDS encoding methyltransferase → MSTTDTHSTLWVAYGTGGVVGSIRKSGDGYTVTMAGAEETAGTYPTMDVAKNALHARMRPGSAWPTFEEH
- the orn gene encoding oligoribonuclease — translated: MVGASENDRLVWIDCEMTGLDLAVDELVEIAIVVTDFELRPLDPGFQVVIKPDASAMENMSDFVRTMHETSGLLQEIPGGVTVADAEFQALEYIQRFAPQEGKAPLAGNTIGTDRMFLAKYMPRVDRWLHYRNVDVSSIKELSRRWYPRAYIHAPAKNGGHRALADIRESITELAYYRQAVFVPEPGPTSDGARAAAASVVSAFSPGV
- a CDS encoding metallopeptidase family protein → MLEMDADAFERLVIEELDLLPDDMVDGLDNVVFVVEDRPEDPAQELLGLYEGWALTERDRYGMGELPDRIVLYREPHLAACADEQALRHEVHTTLVHEIAHFYGIDDDKLHELGWA
- the clpS gene encoding ATP-dependent Clp protease adapter ClpS, giving the protein MASTTQTQERLDQLIEERTTGGWQTVVWNDPVNLMSYVTHVFREYFGFPAAKAERLMLAVHHVGHAVVAEGAREQMELHTQAMHDYGLWATVRRAPAA
- a CDS encoding DUF2017 family protein — its product is MNTVPLVLQITRLEATHLGDLVDQFAELVSDPSEGDPAVLRLVPDAYTDDPEAAREFRDVTERDLLHRRHRDAQLVKISLSPAATLASVTTAGAEGWEEVDLVLDPDTVQAWMRTLAAVRLVIASRLGITDEDQHDDGDPRFGVYDWLGYRLEGLIRAIENAETAER
- the dinB gene encoding DNA polymerase IV, which translates into the protein MGRGDGSGRLVSPEGADDTGAGILHVDMDAFYASVEVLDDPTLRGKPLIIGAPESRSVVSSASYEARRFGVRSAMPVSQALRLCPAALVIPPRFPRYLELSAEVMALFHEITPLVEPLSIDEAFLDVRGVRRLWGSPGDVARLLRARVRDEVGLPCSVGAAATKHVAKMASTLSKPDGLLIVPEAATTRFLAGRSVSELWGVGPKATDALAARGIRTVADIIDSPPAMIDRVLGAALGARVRQLAQGVDPREVETTRVEKSVGHEETFADDIDDPGVLRVELRRLADRVGARLRESGWEAGTVSIKVRFADFSTVTRAQALPETTAVGQRIGAAAIDLFDALDRRGPIRLVGVRAEKLRPSATAVPTLWDDDDDWRRVEGVLDGAAAKFGRGSITRATLLDGHVKDRRKTGQ
- the gatB gene encoding Asp-tRNA(Asn)/Glu-tRNA(Gln) amidotransferase subunit GatB gives rise to the protein MGRDKLMDFDEALERFEPVLGFEVHVELNTRTKMFSGAPNPANSTNHDAAPNTLVAPVDMGLPGALPVVNEEAVRASISLGLALGCQIAPSSRFARKNYFYPDLGKNYQISQYDEPIAFEGSVEVELEDGTVVTVPIERAHMEEDAGKLTHVGGSTGRIQGAEYSLVDYNRAGVPLVEIVTKPIFGAEHRAPDIAKAYVQTIRDIVLALGISDARMERGNLRCDANVSLRPRGQEKLGTRTETKNVNSMRSVERAVRYEIQRQAAILAAGGTITQETRHWHEDTGTTSPGRPKSDADDYRYFPEPDLLPVAPAESLIEELRAALPEQPVVRRRRLRSDWGFADIEFRGVVNAGLLSEVEATVAAGATPAAARKWWMSEISRVANADGREPGALVTPAQVAELQRLVDEGTLTDKLARQVLEGVIAGEGDPAHVVTSRGLAVVSDDTALIAAIDEALAAQPDVLDKIRDGKVQAAGAVIGAVMKAMRGQADAARVRELILERASQ
- the gatA gene encoding Asp-tRNA(Asn)/Glu-tRNA(Gln) amidotransferase subunit GatA, whose amino-acid sequence is MSAAGEIIRLTAADLASRLRSGEMSSVEATGAHLDRIREVDGDVHAFLHVNDRALEVAEDIDRRRAAGEELGPLAGVPLAIKDVLVTTDMPSTSGSRILEGYMSPYDATVVARARAAGMVPLGKTNMDEFAMGSSTEHSAYGPTRNPWDLDRIPGGSGGGSAAAVAAFEAPLALGSDTGGSIRQPAHVTGTVGMKPTYGGVSRYGAIALASSLDQVGPVTRTVLDAGLLHDVIGGHDPHDATSLEQTWPSFAAAARDGASGEVLRGLRVGVISELPDSGFQPGVSSRFRETLDAMAAQGAEIVEVSAPHFEYGVAAYYLILPAEASSNLAKFDSVRFGMRVIPHAGATVEEVMAATREAGFGDEVKRRVILGTYALSAGYYDAYYGSAQKVRTLIQSDFDAAFAQVDVLATPSAPTTAFRLGEKLDDPLQMYLNDVTTIPANLAGVPGISIPAGLAPEDGLPVGIQFLAPAREDARLYRVGAAVEALLVDEWGGPLLDRMPLRGGVA